A stretch of Aythya fuligula isolate bAytFul2 chromosome 1, bAytFul2.pri, whole genome shotgun sequence DNA encodes these proteins:
- the ABHD13 gene encoding protein ABHD13 has protein sequence MEKSWMLWTFVERWLLALASWSWGLCRISLLPLIVTFHLYGGIILLILIFVSIAGILYKFQDVLLYFPEQPSSSRLYVPMPTGIPHENIFIKTKDGVLLNLILLRYTGDNAAYSPTIIYFHGNAGNIGHRLPNALLMLVNLKVNLILVDYRGYGKSEGEASEEGLYLDSEAVLDYVMTRSDLDKTKIFLFGRSLGGAVAIHLASENSHRISAIMVENTFLSIPHMASTLFSFFPMRYLPLWCYKNKFLSYRKISQCRMPSLFISGLSDQLIPPVMMKQLYELSPARTKRLAIFPDGTHNDTWQCQGYFTALEQFIKEVIKSHSPEEMAKTSSNVTII, from the coding sequence ATGGAAAAGTCATGGATGCTTTGGACCTTTGTTGAAAGATGGCTACTAGCATTGGCTTCCTGGTCTTGGGGTCTCTGCCGTATTTCTCTTTTACCTTTAATAGTAACTTTTCACTTGTATGGAGGCATTATACTACTCATACTAATATTTGTGTCGATAGCAGGTATATTATATAAATTCCAGGATGTGCTGCTTTACTTTCCTGAACAGCCCTCTTCATCACGTCTTTATGTTCCCATGCCTACTGGTATACCACATGAAAATATCTTCATCAAAACCAAAGATGGAGTTCTTCTCAATCTTATTCTGCTGAGATACACAGGGGACAATGCAGCATATTCTCCAACCATCATTTACTTTCACGGCAATGCAGGCAACATTGGCCACAGGTTGCCAAATGCTTTGTTAATGCTGGTGAACCTGAAAGTAAACTTAATCCTTGTTGATTATAGAGGGTACGGAAAAAGTGAAGGAGAAGCAAGTGAAGAAGGTTTGTACTTAGATTCTGAGGCTGTGTTAGACTATGTGATGACTCGGTCCGATCttgataaaacaaaaatttttctctttggcCGTTCCTTGGGGGGAGCAGTAGCTATTCATTTAGCTTCTGAAAATTCCCATAGGATTTCTGCCATCATGGTTGAGAACACCTTTCTTAGCATCCCACACATGGCcagcactttattttctttctttccaatgaGATACCTTCCTTTATGgtgctacaaaaataaatttctgtcctacagaaaaatatctCAGTGCAGAATGCCTTCACTCTTCATCTCTGGGTTGTCTGACCAGTTAATTCCACCAGTCATGATGAAGCAACTTTATGAATTATCCCCAGCTCGGACTAAGAGATTGGCAATTTTTCCTGACGGAACTCATAATGACACTTGGCAGTGCCAGGGATATTTCACTGCACTTGAACAGTTCATCAAAGAAGTAATAAAGAGTCACTCCCCTGAAGAAATGGCGAAAACATCATCCAATGTAACAATAATATAA
- the LIG4 gene encoding DNA ligase 4 — protein MASPQPPPRRTVASHVPFADLCATLERMQACKTRPEKTKYFKDFLDSWRKFHHALHQKEKDVTDSFYPAMRLILPQLERERMAYGIKETMLAKLYIELLNLPKDGKDAAKLLNYRTPAGSRGDAGDFAMIAYFVLKPRSPKRGRLTVEQVNELLDAIANNNAARNKGQLKKSLLQLITQSTALEQKWLIRMIIKDLKLGISQQTIFSIFHPDAVELHNVTTDLEKVCRQLHDPTVSLSDVSITLFSAFKPMLAAIADVQQIEKQMNNQTFYIETKLDGERIQMHKDGDVYKYFSRNGFDYTQQFGASPLDGSLTPFIHSVFKDNIQNCILDGEMMAYNPETQTFMQKGNKFDIKRMVEDSDLQTCFCVFDVLMVNDQKLGHEALSKRYEILSNVFTPVTGRIHVVHKKTARTRKEVIDALNEAIDNREEGIMVKDPMSTYKPDKRGEGWLKIKPEYVNGLMDELDLLIVGGYWGKGLRGGMMSHFLCAIAETPAPNEKPTVFHSICRIGSGYTMKELHDLGLKLAKHWKPYHRRDPPCNILCGIEKPEVYIEPCNSVIVQVKAAEIVNSDMYKTDCTLRFPRIEKIREDKEWYECMTLDMLADLRSRAEGKLASKHLHIDEYDEPQEKKRKTVSKVKKVIGIAEQFKAPDLSNVNKVSNVFEDVEFCVMTGTGKHSKSELESRIAECGGSVVQNPGPDTYCVIAGAENVRVKNIIASNKYDVVKAEWLLQCFQSKMLVPWQPAVMIHMSPDTKEHFAREYDCYGDSYTADTDVAQLKEVFSRMKDNKIMPLDVIAELEERYSWNSCQLSIFRGNTIYVDCYAVVSEPRTKIHGTRLSIRALELRFYGAKVVSCLEEGVSHVIIGEDHSRVGEMKALRRTFGKKFKIVSELWVTESVKEGVPKNENQYLI, from the coding sequence ATGGCTTCCCCGCAGCCGCCCCCTCGCCGGACGGTCGCCTCGCACGTTCCCTTCGCCGACCTGTGCGCCACCCTGGAGCGGATGCAGGCCTGCAAGACCCGGCCGGAGAAAACCAAGTACTTCAAGGACTTCCTGGACTCGTGGAGAAAGTTCCACCACGCTCTTCACCAGAAGGAGAAGGATGTCACCGATTCGTTTTATCCGGCCATGCGGCTCATTCTCCCGCagctggagagggagaggatgGCGTACGGGATTAAGGAAACCATGCTCGCCAAGCTGTACATCGAGCTGCTCAATTTGCCCAAAGATGGGAAGGATGCTGCAAAGCTTTTAAACTACAGGACGCCTGCCGGTTCACGTGGGGATGCTGGAGACTTTGCCATGATTGCATACTTTGTCTTAAAACCTAGGAGCCCCAAAAGAGGCAGGCTGACAGTGGAACAGGTCAACGAACTGTTAGATGCCATAGCTAACAATAATGCTGCTAGAAACAAGGGGCAGTTAAAGAAAAGCCTTCTTCAGTTAATTACCCAGAGCACAGCGCTTGAGCAAAAGTGGCTCATCCGGATGATTATAAAGGATCTAAAACTGGGTATCAGTCAGCAAactatattttccatttttcatccCGATGCTGTTGAATTACACAATGTCACGACAGATTTGGAAAAAGTTTGTAGACAACTGCATGATCCCACTGTCTCACTTAGCGATGTTTCTATCACgttattttctgcctttaagCCGATGCTTGCTGCTATTGCCGATGTCCAGCAAATtgagaaacaaatgaataacCAGACATTCTACATAGAAACTAAACTGGATGGTGAACGTATACAGATGCACAAAGATGGTgatgtgtataaatatttttccagaaatgggTTTGACTATACTCAGCAGTTTGGTGCTTCCCCCCTTGATGGCTCATTAACACCATTTATTCATAGTGTATTTAAAGACAACATACAAAATTGCATTCTTGATGGTGAAATGATGGCTTACAATCCTGAGACACAAACCTTcatgcagaaaggaaacaaatttgACATAAAACGAATGGTGGAGGACTCTGATCTGCAGACCTGCTTCTGTGTGTTTGATGTGCTGATGGTTAATGATCAGAAGTTGGGTCATGAAGCACTGAGCAAAAGGTACGAGATCTTAAGCAATGTATTTACCCCAGTAACAGGCAGGATACATGTCGTACATAAAAAAACTGCCAGAACGAGAAAAGAAGTAATTGATGCTTTAAATGAAGCAATCGATAACAGAGAGGAAGGGATTATGGTCAAAGATCCCATGTCCACCTACAAGCCTGACAAACGTGGGGAAGGCTGGTTAAAAATCAAGCCGGAATACGTCAATGGGCTGATGGACGAGCTCGACCTTCTGATCGTTGGTGGTTACTGGGGAAAGGGCTTACGTGGTGGAATGATGTCTCATTTTCTGTGTGCGATTGCAGAGACTCCCGCTCCAAACGAAAAACCTACTGTTTTCCACTCTATTTGTCGCATTGGCTCTGGCTACACTATGAAGGAATTGCATGATCTGGGTTTGAAACTGGCTAAACACTGGAAGCCCTACCATAGGAGGGACCCTCCCTGTAACATTTTGTGTGGCATTGAAAAACCTGAAGTGTACATTGAACCTTGTAACTCCGTCATCGTTCAGGTCAAGGCAGCTGAGATTGTTAACAGCGATATGTACAAAACTGACTGTACCTTGAGATTCCCCCGAATTGAGAAAATAAGAGAGGACAAAGAATGGTATGAATGCATGACTTTGGACATGCTCGCAGATCTCAGAAGTAGAGCAGAAGGGAAGCTGGCGTCCAAGCACCTTCATATTGACGAATATGATGAGCcgcaagagaagaaaaggaaaactgtatCGAAGGTGAAGAAGGTAATCGGAATAGCCGAGCAATTCAAAGCTCCTGATCTTTCTAATGTAAACAAGGTTTCAAATGTGTTTGAAGATGTAGAGTTTTGTGTTATGACAGGTACAGGAAAACACTCCAAATCTGAACTGGAAAGCCGAATAGCCGAATGTGGTGGGAGTGTGGTACAGAACCCTGGACCGGACACTTACTGTGTCATCGCAGGAGCTGAGAACGTCAGAGTGAAAAACATCATTGCTTCCAACAAATACGATGTGGTGAAGGCAGAGTGgcttttgcagtgttttcagtCCAAAATGCttgtgccttggcagccagcCGTTATGATTCACATGTCTCCTGACACTAAAGAACATTTTGCTCGTGAGTATGATTGCTATGGAGACAGCTACACAGCAGATACAGATGTTGCACAACTCAAGGAAGTATTCTCAAGAATGaaggataataaaataatgcCCTTGGACGTGATTGCTGAGTTAGAAGAACGTTACTCATGGAACAGCTGTCAACTCAGTATATTCAGAGGAAACACTATTTATGTGGACTGTTATGCTGTTGTCAGTGAACCCAGAACCAAAATCCACGGAACAAGACTATCAATTAGAGCTTTGGAGCTCCGTTTTTATGGGGCAAAAGTAGTCTCTTGCCTTGAAGAAGGTGTCTCCCATGTCATTATAGGTGAAGATCATTCTCGGGTAGGAGAGATGAAAGCACTCAGGAgaacatttgggaaaaaattTAAGATTGTATCTGAGCTGTGGGTAACAGAGTCGGTGAAGGAAGGAGTCCCAAAGAATGAAAATCAGTACttgatttaa